A single Vulpes vulpes isolate BD-2025 chromosome 16, VulVul3, whole genome shotgun sequence DNA region contains:
- the FZD5 gene encoding frizzled-5, with the protein MARPDPCAPPSLLLLLLAQLLGRAAAASKAPVCQEITVPMCRGIGYNLTHMPNQFNHDTQDEAGLEVHQFWPLVEIHCSPDLRFFLCSMYTPICLPDYHKPLPPCRSVCERAKAGCSPLMRQYGFAWPERMSCDRLPVLGRDAEVLCMDYNRSEATTAPPRPFPAKPTLPGPAGAPAPGAECAAGGPSVCKCREPFVPILKESHPLYNKVRTGQVPNCAVPCYQPSFSPDERTFATFWIGLWSVLCFISTSTTVATFLIDMERFRYPERPIIFLSACYLCVSLGFLVRLVVGHASVACSREHSHIHYETTGPALCTVVFLLVYFFGMASSIWWVILSLTWFLAAGMKWGNEAIAGYAQYFHLAAWLIPSVKSITALALSSVDGDPVAGICYVGNQNLNSLRGFVLGPLVLYLLVGTLFLLAGFVSLFRIRSVIKQGGTKTDKLEKLMIRIGIFTLLYTVPASIVVACYLYEQHYRESWEAALTCACPGPDAGQPRAKPEYWVLMLKYFMCLVVGITSGVWIWSGKTVESWRRFTSRCCCRARRGHKSGGATAAGDYEASAALTGRTGPPGAPPAAAAYHKQVSLSHV; encoded by the coding sequence atGGCTCGGCCTGACCCGTGCGCGCCGCcctcgctgctgctgctgctcctggcgCAGCTGTTGGGCCGCGCGGCGGCCGCGTCCAAGGCCCCGGTGTGCCAGGAGATCACGGTGCCCATGTGCCGCGGCATCGGCTACAACCTGACGCACATGCCCAACCAGTTCAACCACGACACGCAGGACGAGGCGGGCCTGGAGGTGCACCAGTTCTGGCCGCTGGTGGAGATCCACTGCTCGCCCGACCtgcgcttcttcctctgctccatgTACACGCCCATCTGCCTGCCCGACTACCACAAGCCGCTGCCGCCCTGCCGCTCGGTGTGCGAGCGCGCCAAGGCCGGCTGCTCGCCGCTCATGCGGCAGTACGGCTTCGCCTGGCCCGAGCGCATGAGCTGCGACCGGCTGCCGGTGCTGGGCCGCGACGCCGAGGTGCTGTGCATGGATTACAACCGCAGCGAGGCCACCACGGCGCCCCCCAGGCCCTTCCCGGCCAAACCCACCCTCCCGGGCCCCGCGGGGGCGCCGGCCCCGGGCGCCGAGTGCGCCGCCGGGGGCCCGTCGGTGTGCAAGTGCCGCGAGCCCTTCGTGCCCATCCTGAAGGAGTCGCACCCGCTCTACAACAAGGTGCGCACGGGCCAGGTGCCCAACTGCGCGGTGCCCTGCTACCAGCCCTCCTTCAGCCCCGACGAGCGCACGTTCGCCACCTTCTGGATCGGCCTGTGGTCCGTGCTGTGCTTCATCTCCACGTCCACCACGGTGGCCACCTTCCTGATCGACATGGAGCGCTTCCGCTACCCCGAGCGCCCCATCATCTTCCTGTCCGCCTGCTACCTGTGCGTGTCGCTGGGCTTCCTGGTGCGCCTGGTGGTGGGCCACGCCAGCGTCGCCTGCAGCCGCGAGCACAGCCACATCCACTACGAGACGACGGGCCCCGCGCTGTGCACCGTCGTCTTCCTGCTGGTCTACTTCTTCGGCATGGCCAGCTCCATCTGGTGGGTCATCCTGTCGCTCACCTGGTTCCTGGCAGCCGGCATGAAGTGGGGCAACGAGGCCATCGCGGGCTATGCGCAGTACTTCCACCTGGCCGCGTGGCTCATCCCCAGCGTCAAGTCCATCACGGCGCTGGCCCTGAGCTCGGTGGACGGGGACCCGGTGGCCGGCATCTGCTACGTGGGCAACCAGAACCTCAACTCGCTGCGCGGCTTCGTGCTGGGCCCGCTGGTGCTCTACCTGCTGGTGGGCACCCTCTTCCTCCTGGCGGGCTTCGTGTCCCTGTTCCGCATCCGCAGCGTCATCAAGCAGGGCGGCACCAAGACGGACAAGCTGGAGAAGCTCATGATCCGCATCGGGATCTTCACGCTGCTCTACACCGTGCCGGCCAGCATCGTGGTGGCCTGCTACCTGTACGAGCAGCACTACCGCGAGAGCTGGGAGGCCGCGCTCACCTGCGCGTGCCCGGGCCCCGACGCCGGCCAGCCGCGCGCCAAGCCCGAGTACTGGGTGCTCATGCTCAAGTACTTCATGTGCCTCGTCGTGGGCATCACGTCGGGCGTCTGGATTTGGTCCGGCAAGACGGTGGAGTCGTGGCGGCGCTTCACCAGCCGCTGCTGCTGCCGCGCGCGGCGGGGCCACAAGAGCGGCGGCGCCACGGCCGCGGGGGACTACGAGGCGAGCGCCGCGCTCACGGGCAGGACCGGGCCGCCGGGCGcccccccggccgccgccgcctaCCACAAGCAGGTGTCCCTGTCGCACGTGTAG